DNA sequence from the Methylomonas albis genome:
AAATTGACAATCAGTCGAATCAGCTTAGAATGCACTCCAGCTAGAAAATACGATTTACCCTTTGTTTACCAGCTCGATGTCTCTTCAGTAGCTCTTCGTCCTTGTTTTTCATTAAGTAATTTCCACATTTACCAGCGTTACCCGCCTTACTTTAGCTAGGGCATTATCTAAAAATTTTTAATAGGACTTATTATGTCTACAATGACAACTGGCGTCGTAAAATGGTTTAACTCTGACAAAGGCTTCGGCTTTATCGAACAAAAACAAGGCCCTGACGTTTTCGTACATTTCAAAAACATTCTGAACCCAAACAACAGCTATAGAACGCTGGATGAAGGTCAGCACGTACAATTCAAATTGGGCCGCGGCCCTAAAGGCCCACAAGCCGAAGAAGTAACCATAATCTAAAGAATTAAGCCGTAGCAGCCTACTAGCGACTACGGCTTTTTGTTAGATAGAGTGGAAACCAATCGCGGTTTCCACTTTCATTCTCCCCGCTTCATCCCAATCCATTTGTTAGGCCGCAAAAGCTGCAACCCTAGCTTTTCGGCTTACCTAGCTCCAATCCAAATATCTCGCCCGTCGCTCCCTGCACCGACATATAAACACCCGTCGCGACAGCAAAACGTATACAACCAAAATTCCCTCTCCCTCAATATCCAGTTAAGATCACCCCATAAAACAATAACTATAAAAAATAAGAGGGTGGATTATGCAAAACCCCAGCCGGAACATTCCGGGTTACAGACCGCTAAAACGCCTGCGTACCGCGCTGGCCATCGCCCAAGGCGCCGGTTTATTGTCGACTTTGCTGCAAGAACTGGAAATCACCGTCTCACACGATCAGACCAAGCGGGTGACTTATATGACCAGCTTGTACTCGCGCATTCATCGCGAGATGTTCAGCGATTGGAAGGAGCAGCCGACCGTCATCCATAGGCCCGGCACGATGCCGGATGCCGACAAGCGCAAGCAGTTCCGTGTCGCTATCGAAAGATTGGTGTTGGACGGCGACAGCAATAGTGACAGCGCGATTTTCGATAACAACGGCTTTGTCATCCATAGCGACGACATCGCCGAACGATTAGCCAGTTTTTATCAGTCCTTGCGGGTGATTCGGCCGTACGGTTATGGCAATCGCATGACGCTGGATTTTTTCATCACCGCATTGGGAAATCTGCCTGCCTTCAAGGCCGTCTACGAACAAGGCATTGATTTTCGGCGACTAACCGCCGAAGACGCATTGGTATTACATGACCCGAGCAGCCAACACCGGGCACTAGCCCGTGCCTTTGCCCATGCGCTCGATCCCAGGCGGATCAAAAATCTGCACAACCACGCCAACCGTTATGGCAAATGGCCGGAGAATAAACGCTTTCTGCTAGGCATTCCGTTTCTGTCGCATACCACGGCCGATGGCGTCGAATGCCTGATGACGGTGACCGGCGGCCTGGTGCCGCTGAGCAGTATTACCGCCGAACAACTGATCGCCGGCCAACATTTTGCCGACAATCCCTTAAGCGTTTCCGCGCACATCATCGGCTACTTGCCGGGTACCGAAGACTTACGCGCACCCGGTAAAACCGAGATCGACGCCATTCCGATCCGCGAAGACGGCGTCGCGCCCTTATTTTGCTTGGACGTGAACATGCTGACCGGATTGCGCTCGCCCAGCCAGGCCGAGCTGATGGATTTACTAAAACAATGCGGCGGTGAGCAGGCCAATCTGTTTTTATTAGCCGACAACTCCGCCTTAAAACAGAAAATGCTGATCGCCGCCCACAGCGAAACCCGTTTGCGCCGCACTGTGGAAATTGCCTACGAGCGCTTGGCCAAGATCACCCGTATTTTATTGGCGGCCAGGGATGCGATTTTTGCCGGCAAAACCCCGGCAGACCGACCGCAGTTTCTGATGAGCATGGGCGGTGCCGGCGCGGGAAAAACGGCAGTGGAGGAAATCGCCACCGCGCTATGTGGCGACAATTTTGTCATCGCCTCCTTGGACGAATTTAGAAAACTCAGCGATTTGTACCGACTGCTGACGGCGGCCAACCACCACAGCGACGATTATGTTTACGTCGAACCGTTCGCCAACCGGCTGCGCGACCTGGTGGCGCAGCGAGCGCTGGAACTAAGAATCAATATTCTGTACGACGGCACCGGCATTCCTTACTATCCACGCTATTCAACCGCCATCAAACGCTTTCAGGCCGCCGGCTTTCGCACCCAGATTGTCGGCGTCGATGCCTTTCTGGTAAAGCCGGTCGGCCGAGAGCAAGAGCTGTCGCGTTCCGGCGTTATCGGCAGCGTCAAATCGCGTTTTGAGGCCACCGGTCGGGCTTTGCCCTGGGTGGTTACCATCGACAAGCACATCCGTTCCCCGCAAGAGTTCCTGAACGCCTTGGAGGACACCGCAGTGGCAAAAATTTCGCTGTTTGCCAACGACGGCGAGCG
Encoded proteins:
- a CDS encoding cold-shock protein, with the protein product MTTGVVKWFNSDKGFGFIEQKQGPDVFVHFKNILNPNNSYRTLDEGQHVQFKLGRGPKGPQAEEVTII
- a CDS encoding zeta toxin family protein; its protein translation is MQNPSRNIPGYRPLKRLRTALAIAQGAGLLSTLLQELEITVSHDQTKRVTYMTSLYSRIHREMFSDWKEQPTVIHRPGTMPDADKRKQFRVAIERLVLDGDSNSDSAIFDNNGFVIHSDDIAERLASFYQSLRVIRPYGYGNRMTLDFFITALGNLPAFKAVYEQGIDFRRLTAEDALVLHDPSSQHRALARAFAHALDPRRIKNLHNHANRYGKWPENKRFLLGIPFLSHTTADGVECLMTVTGGLVPLSSITAEQLIAGQHFADNPLSVSAHIIGYLPGTEDLRAPGKTEIDAIPIREDGVAPLFCLDVNMLTGLRSPSQAELMDLLKQCGGEQANLFLLADNSALKQKMLIAAHSETRLRRTVEIAYERLAKITRILLAARDAIFAGKTPADRPQFLMSMGGAGAGKTAVEEIATALCGDNFVIASLDEFRKLSDLYRLLTAANHHSDDYVYVEPFANRLRDLVAQRALELRINILYDGTGIPYYPRYSTAIKRFQAAGFRTQIVGVDAFLVKPVGREQELSRSGVIGSVKSRFEATGRALPWVVTIDKHIRSPQEFLNALEDTAVAKISLFANDGERDRHYLVAESVLLSDAELEQLQQQQLASALVPHLLELIRLHPDSVLKSLAGDCEQSLTALIVRNPDLSEDNVGYLIYKGSETNRVLLVYHLRRMIDFVEKRQLNPNASGEAGLLHKPVALAFHVDPQAKDASITRLQGSVEA